Proteins encoded together in one Balneolaceae bacterium window:
- a CDS encoding sigma-54 dependent transcriptional regulator, which produces MKKEKIFVIDDDPHILNYMQEHLALNDYQVEAYQNPAQAIEELKEHKPSLIITDVKMDEMTGDDVLNHVLRNYPETGVILITGFGNISHSVRSIRKGAFDYITKPFSGREFISRVNQYFKSRNGNGAHARTLPPEGDEISGKGTPDDSRGPGKPKPGARFVGEDPAIQKLLDILPQIAPTNAPVMIQGESGSGKEVYASLIQEESNRSDKPFIKINCANLPSELVESTLFGHVKGAFTGAIEDREGAFAKADGGTLLLDEVTEIDISLQAKLLRVLQEKEFQRVGSQKPRKVDVRIISTTNRDIGTSISEGDFRKDLYFRLNVFPIEIPSLRERPGDIPLLVRHFIAKYSRENDMEEKEVADDLMDHLKKKDWPGNVRELENYIQRGVIMAQGSDLITREHIENPLFKNVDDSLTQEVINDIPVLPIEEMELQMIKKALERTGGNQKEAAKLLQISDRTIRNKLKKTNFPDD; this is translated from the coding sequence GGAGCACAAGCCCTCCCTGATCATCACCGACGTAAAGATGGACGAGATGACCGGAGACGACGTGCTCAACCACGTGCTGCGCAACTACCCCGAAACAGGTGTCATCCTCATCACAGGCTTTGGCAATATCAGCCATTCCGTACGCTCCATCCGCAAGGGGGCCTTCGACTACATCACCAAACCCTTCAGCGGGCGGGAATTCATCTCACGGGTAAACCAGTATTTCAAGAGCCGAAACGGCAACGGCGCCCACGCGCGCACTCTACCGCCCGAAGGGGATGAAATTTCCGGGAAAGGCACGCCCGATGATAGCCGCGGACCAGGCAAACCAAAGCCGGGCGCACGGTTCGTGGGCGAAGATCCCGCCATCCAGAAACTGCTGGACATTCTCCCGCAGATCGCCCCCACCAACGCCCCGGTCATGATTCAGGGGGAGAGCGGTTCAGGCAAGGAGGTCTACGCCTCCCTCATCCAGGAGGAGAGCAACCGGTCCGACAAACCCTTTATCAAGATTAATTGCGCCAACCTGCCGAGCGAACTTGTGGAGAGCACCCTGTTCGGACACGTGAAGGGAGCCTTCACCGGGGCCATTGAGGACCGCGAGGGAGCTTTTGCGAAAGCCGACGGAGGGACGCTTCTGCTGGACGAGGTGACCGAGATCGACATCTCCCTGCAGGCAAAGCTGCTACGCGTGCTCCAGGAAAAGGAGTTTCAGCGGGTGGGCAGCCAGAAACCCCGCAAGGTGGACGTGCGCATCATCTCCACCACCAATCGCGACATCGGGACATCCATCAGCGAAGGGGACTTCCGCAAGGACCTTTACTTCCGGCTCAACGTCTTCCCCATCGAGATACCCTCCCTGCGCGAGCGGCCGGGCGATATCCCCCTGCTGGTGCGTCATTTCATAGCCAAGTACAGCCGGGAGAACGACATGGAGGAGAAGGAGGTGGCCGACGACCTGATGGACCACCTGAAGAAAAAGGACTGGCCGGGCAATGTGCGGGAACTGGAAAACTACATCCAGCGCGGAGTAATCATGGCGCAGGGCTCCGACCTGATCACCAGGGAACATATAGAGAATCCCCTTTTCAAAAATGTGGACGATTCTCTTACCCAGGAGGTTATCAACGACATTCCCGTTCTGCCCATCGAGGAGATGGAGCTGCAGATGATCAAGAAAGCCCTGGAGCGGACGGGCGGCAACCAGAAGGAGGCGGCCAAGCTGCTGCAGATATCCGACCGCACCATCCGCAACAAACTCAAGAAGACCAATTTCCCGGACGACTGA